The following proteins come from a genomic window of Kocuria palustris:
- a CDS encoding amidohydrolase, with translation MSRTTLFHGATVFTGEAASPTAEAFAVQDGRFLAAGTQDEVRAVVGPDAVEEGLHGAFVLPGFWESHVHMTMLGEALDKVSLRECATLDEIQQRIAEARTADPQATQILGASWYPHAFAPGQQPTAAMLDAVVADIPVILDANSLHAAWVNTAGLAALGITRDTPDPLGGQIVRDAEGEPTGLLLENAAIEYAWGYQAAHSTEADQDRFLDNAFRSYLASGTTGATDMGFSDSDLAVFRRRLERDGRLPFPVDAHWLLRPTGDPEADLAEVERVAAIRDEMAAEFGTQWLRIVGVKLILDGVIDACTAAMRAPYVGGELPDPLWEREAALRVATAADARGLQLALHAIGDQASTLALDLVEECVRVNGPREGRRPRVEHLESVAQDTIERMAQLGVTASMQPVHCDPAVLDNWRAMLGDDRAVQGFPWHRFREAGVPIALGTDAPTAPHQAARNLFIALTARSAFDAGRDPYQPERVFDPADALEALTSAGARASGRDGTGRIAAGLAADFCVLDLNPLTDDPDELLEMQVLRTVTG, from the coding sequence TTGTCCCGCACCACCCTCTTCCACGGCGCCACGGTCTTCACCGGAGAGGCCGCCTCCCCCACCGCCGAGGCCTTCGCCGTGCAGGACGGACGCTTCCTGGCGGCAGGGACGCAGGACGAGGTGCGCGCAGTCGTCGGGCCCGACGCCGTGGAGGAGGGCCTGCACGGGGCCTTCGTGCTGCCGGGGTTCTGGGAGTCCCACGTGCACATGACCATGCTGGGCGAGGCGCTGGACAAGGTCTCGCTGCGCGAGTGCGCCACCCTGGACGAGATCCAGCAGCGTATCGCCGAGGCGCGGACCGCCGATCCGCAGGCCACCCAGATCCTCGGAGCCAGCTGGTACCCGCATGCCTTTGCGCCGGGTCAACAGCCCACGGCCGCCATGCTGGACGCGGTCGTCGCCGACATCCCCGTGATCCTGGACGCCAACAGCCTCCACGCCGCGTGGGTGAACACCGCCGGGCTGGCGGCCCTGGGGATCACCCGAGACACCCCGGATCCACTGGGCGGTCAGATCGTGCGCGACGCCGAGGGCGAGCCCACCGGCCTGCTGCTCGAGAACGCCGCGATCGAGTACGCCTGGGGGTACCAGGCCGCGCACTCCACGGAAGCGGATCAGGACCGCTTCCTGGACAACGCCTTCCGCTCCTACCTGGCCAGCGGCACCACGGGCGCCACGGACATGGGCTTCAGCGACTCGGACCTGGCAGTCTTCCGTCGTCGGCTGGAGCGCGACGGCCGCCTGCCCTTCCCCGTCGACGCCCACTGGCTGCTGCGCCCCACCGGCGACCCGGAGGCGGATCTCGCGGAGGTCGAGCGGGTGGCCGCGATCCGCGACGAGATGGCCGCCGAGTTCGGCACCCAGTGGCTGCGGATCGTGGGCGTCAAGCTGATCCTGGACGGAGTGATCGACGCCTGCACCGCCGCCATGCGCGCCCCGTACGTGGGCGGCGAGCTCCCCGATCCCCTCTGGGAGCGAGAGGCGGCCCTTCGGGTGGCCACCGCCGCCGACGCCCGCGGCCTGCAGCTGGCGCTGCACGCGATCGGGGACCAGGCGAGCACGCTGGCACTGGATCTGGTCGAGGAGTGCGTGCGCGTCAACGGGCCCCGGGAGGGACGGCGCCCCCGCGTGGAGCACCTGGAGTCGGTCGCTCAGGACACCATCGAGCGGATGGCGCAGCTGGGCGTGACTGCCTCGATGCAGCCGGTGCACTGCGACCCCGCCGTGCTGGACAACTGGAGGGCCATGCTCGGCGACGACCGCGCCGTGCAGGGCTTCCCTTGGCACCGCTTCCGCGAGGCCGGCGTGCCGATCGCCCTGGGCACCGACGCCCCCACCGCTCCGCATCAGGCCGCGCGCAATCTGTTCATCGCGCTCACGGCCCGCTCCGCGTTCGACGCCGGCCGGGATCCGTATCAGCCGGAGAGGGTCTTCGATCCGGCCGATGCCCTGGAGGCGCTGACGTCGGCCGGGGCCCGGGCCTCCGGGCGCGACGGCACCGGGCGGATCGCTGCGGGGCTGGCCGCCGACTTCTGCGTGCTGGATCTGAACCCGCTGACCGATGACCCCGACGAGCTGCTGGAGATGCAGGTGCTGCGCACGGTCACCGGCTGA
- a CDS encoding general stress protein, whose product MSHPSPLPPTASAHYQVLRTVPSYDQAQRLVDRLSDAGFPVEHVRLVGTDLRLVEQVTGRMTYGKAALYGAASGAWLGLLIGLLLGLFTVVGWLWVILWAVLLGAVWGLIFGLLGHAATGGRRDFSSVQGLEASSYEILVEAEYVEAATAKLDASRPTT is encoded by the coding sequence ATGTCCCATCCCTCCCCTCTTCCACCCACTGCTTCGGCTCATTACCAGGTCCTGCGCACAGTGCCCTCCTATGACCAGGCTCAGCGCCTTGTCGATCGACTCTCCGACGCCGGGTTCCCGGTTGAGCACGTGCGCCTGGTCGGCACCGATCTGCGCCTGGTTGAGCAGGTCACCGGGCGGATGACCTACGGCAAGGCCGCCCTGTACGGGGCCGCCTCCGGGGCCTGGCTGGGATTGCTCATTGGCTTGCTGTTGGGTCTTTTCACGGTCGTGGGGTGGCTGTGGGTAATCCTGTGGGCGGTACTCCTGGGCGCGGTGTGGGGGCTGATCTTCGGGTTGCTGGGCCACGCGGCCACCGGCGGGCGCCGGGACTTCAGTAGCGTCCAGGGCCTGGAGGCGTCCTCCTACGAGATTCTCGTGGAGGCCGAGTACGTCGAGGCGGCCACGGCCAAGCTCGACGCCAGCCGTCCCACGACTTGA
- a CDS encoding DUF2316 family protein has product MSLTDAQTARTGQELRRHLEVSDLTRQQLCEWLDLSPPELEHVLQMDGHAHPVTTWLVRDALDQAVAESGADAGGWSVLTAARRREARLWFRLQDVPPRG; this is encoded by the coding sequence ATGTCCCTCACCGACGCCCAGACCGCGCGCACAGGTCAGGAGCTGCGCCGCCATCTCGAGGTCTCGGACCTGACGCGTCAGCAGCTGTGCGAGTGGCTCGACCTGTCACCGCCCGAGCTCGAGCACGTCCTGCAGATGGACGGCCACGCCCACCCCGTGACGACCTGGCTGGTCCGCGATGCGCTCGACCAGGCGGTCGCCGAGTCGGGTGCCGACGCCGGCGGCTGGTCGGTGCTCACGGCAGCCCGGCGCCGTGAGGCCCGCCTGTGGTTCCGCCTGCAGGACGTGCCGCCTCGCGGG
- a CDS encoding transposase, whose amino-acid sequence MPQKYTPEFKARALKLIEERVRAEQCSGWVACTAVGEALGGISPHTLRNWWKQDRIDQGEAPGLSTAEAEEITKLRRENLELRRANEMADSSGERKELCELL is encoded by the coding sequence ATGCCCCAGAAGTACACCCCCGAGTTCAAGGCGCGAGCCCTGAAGCTCATCGAAGAACGCGTCCGTGCCGAGCAGTGCTCTGGCTGGGTCGCCTGCACCGCCGTCGGTGAAGCCCTCGGCGGGATCTCACCGCACACGCTGAGGAACTGGTGGAAGCAGGACCGCATCGATCAGGGCGAGGCTCCAGGGCTGAGCACCGCTGAAGCCGAGGAGATCACCAAGCTGCGCAGAGAGAACCTTGAGCTGCGCCGCGCGAACGAGATGGCGGATTCAAGCGGTGAGCGCAAGGAACTCTGCGAGCTTCTCTGA
- a CDS encoding IS30 family transposase yields MQGKHGHLSREQKQLALRLHGKGWRLVDIAKEISCSAPMVGIMARTGRHLDARPFGWEPRQGCLTIDEREQILLGINRGDTFTAIAEQLGRAVSTVSREVKRGGGRYGYSAWRGHERARDKARRPKPFKLASGRLLEEVASRLEQLWSPDEIAVRLRLDHADDPQMRVSHETIYQSLFVQGRGELRRELARCLRSGRTARKPRGAIEGRGRIPGMVMLSQRPAEADDRAVPGHWEGDLILGQGSRSAVGTLVERSTRMTLLLHLPDGKSAEQVEAAMREAVSKLPSSLARTITWDQGAEMAKHAAFTTATGIPIYFCDPHSPWQRGSNENTNGLLRQYLPKGTDLSGLSRRELDMIQDSLNGRPRKTLGYLTPSEKLAEFLALTA; encoded by the coding sequence ATGCAGGGCAAGCACGGTCATCTCAGCCGGGAGCAGAAGCAGCTCGCGCTCAGGCTGCACGGGAAGGGCTGGCGGCTGGTCGACATCGCGAAGGAGATCAGCTGCAGCGCGCCGATGGTCGGCATCATGGCCCGCACCGGCAGGCACCTTGACGCCAGGCCGTTTGGGTGGGAGCCACGTCAGGGCTGCCTGACGATCGACGAGCGCGAGCAGATCCTGCTCGGGATCAATCGCGGCGATACCTTCACCGCGATCGCAGAGCAGCTGGGGCGTGCGGTGTCGACCGTCAGCCGTGAGGTGAAGCGCGGTGGGGGTCGCTACGGCTACTCGGCGTGGCGTGGTCATGAACGTGCCCGCGATAAGGCGCGTCGACCGAAGCCGTTCAAGCTTGCGTCGGGCCGGCTGCTCGAGGAGGTCGCCAGCCGGCTGGAGCAACTGTGGTCGCCCGACGAGATCGCGGTGCGCCTACGGTTGGATCATGCCGATGATCCGCAGATGCGTGTGAGCCACGAGACGATCTACCAGTCGCTGTTCGTGCAGGGCAGAGGCGAGTTGCGCCGTGAACTGGCCCGGTGCCTGCGGTCCGGAAGGACGGCTCGCAAGCCTCGCGGGGCCATCGAGGGTCGTGGCCGCATCCCCGGCATGGTGATGCTCAGCCAGCGCCCTGCCGAAGCCGACGACCGTGCAGTGCCCGGGCATTGGGAGGGTGACCTCATCCTTGGTCAGGGCAGCCGCAGCGCTGTCGGGACGCTCGTCGAGCGCTCGACACGGATGACATTGCTGCTGCACCTGCCCGACGGCAAGAGCGCCGAGCAGGTCGAGGCAGCAATGCGCGAGGCGGTCAGCAAGCTGCCGTCCTCCTTGGCCCGAACGATCACCTGGGACCAGGGCGCGGAGATGGCCAAGCATGCTGCGTTCACTACCGCCACGGGCATTCCGATCTACTTCTGCGATCCTCACTCGCCCTGGCAGCGCGGCAGCAACGAGAACACCAACGGCCTGCTGCGCCAGTACCTCCCCAAAGGCACCGACCTCAGCGGCCTCAGCCGCAGGGAACTCGACATGATCCAGGACAGTCTCAACGGACGCCCTCGGAAGACATTGGGCTATCTGACACCATCAGAGAAGCTCGCAGAGTTCCTTGCGCTCACCGCTTGA